The Primulina eburnea isolate SZY01 chromosome 8, ASM2296580v1, whole genome shotgun sequence genome contains a region encoding:
- the LOC140839642 gene encoding axial regulator YABBY 5-like yields the protein MDVPDQLCYIPCNFCNIVLAVSVPCSSLFDVVTVRCGHCTNLWTVNMAAAFQCLQQQNAQGPIHSSTELKVDLASSSKCNNKLAIQPSITKKSEPKIANKPPEKRQRVPSAYNQFIKEEIQRIKANNPEITHREAFSTAAKNWAHFPHIHFGLMLESNNHVKHNDQGSEKNQMRRAAIINK from the exons ATGGATGTGCCTGATCAACTCTGCTACATTCCTTGCAACTTTTGCAATATCGTTCTCGCG GTGAGTGTCCCATGCAGTAGCTTGTTTGATGTAGTGACAGTTCGATGTGGGCACTGCACCAATCTTTGGACAGTGAATATGGCAGCTGCCTTCCAATGCCTGCAGCAACAAAATGCTCAG GGTCCTATCCATTCTTCAACCGAGCTCAAGGTTGACTTAGCCTCTTCTTCCAAATGTAACAACAAGTTGGCCATCCAACCTTCCATCACAAAGAAATCCGAGCCAAAAATCGCCAACAAAC CACCAGAGAAGAGGCAACGAGTCCCATCTGCATACAACCAGTTCATAAA AGAGGAGATTCAAAGAATCAAAGCCAATAATCCGGAAATCACTCACAGGGAAGCATTCAGTACTGCTGCAAAAAAT TGGGCACACTTCCCTCACATTCATTTTGGACTGATGTTGGAGAGCAACAATCACGTTAAGCATAATGATCAG GGGTCTGAGAAGAACCAAATGCGCAGAGCCGCCATAATAAACAAGTGA